The proteins below come from a single Mangifera indica cultivar Alphonso chromosome 16, CATAS_Mindica_2.1, whole genome shotgun sequence genomic window:
- the LOC123199714 gene encoding inositol-3-phosphate synthase-like: MFIEKFKVESPDVKYTDDEIHSVYKYETTELVHENRNGTYQWIVNPKTVKYEFKTDVHVPKLGVMLVGWGGNNGSTLTGGVIANREGISWATKDKVQQANYFGSLTQASSIRVGSFNGEEIYAPFKSLLPMVNPDDIVFGGWDISDMNLADAMARAKVFDIDLQKQLRPYMESMVPLPGIYFPDFIAANQGSRANNVVKGTKKEQVQQIIKDIREFKEKNKVDKIVVLWTANTERYSNVTVGLNDTMENLLASLEKNEAEISPSTLYAIACVLENVPFINGSPQNTFVPGLIDLAIRRNSLIGGDDFKSGQTKMKSVLVDFLVGAGIKPTSIVSYNHLGNNDGMNLSAPQTFRSKEISKSNVVDDMVSSNGILYEPSEHPDHVVVIKYVPYVGDSKRAMDEYTSEIFMGGKSTIVLHNTCEDSLLAAPIILDLVLLAELSTRIQLKAEGEGKFHSFHPVATILSYLTKAPLVPPGTPVVNALSKQRAMLENILRACIGLAPENNMILEYK; the protein is encoded by the exons ATGTTCATCGAAAAGTTCAAGGTCGAGAGCCCTGACGTGAAGTACACAGACGATGAGATTCACTCTGTGTACAAGTATGAAACCACTGAGCTTGTTCATGAAAACAGAAATGGAACCTATCAGTGGATTGTCAACCCCAAGACCGTGaaatatgaattcaaaacaGATGTCCATGTTCCCAAACTGGG GGTTATGCTTGTGGGTTGGGGAGGAAACAACGGCTCTACCCTCACTGGTGGTGTCATAGCAAATCGAGA AGGAATCTCTTGGGCCACTAAGGACAAGGTGCAACAAGCCAATTATTTTGGCTCACTAACACAAGCATCATCAATCAGAGTTGGATCTTTCAATGGAGAAGAGATTTATGCTCCATTCAAGAGCCTTCTTCCCATG GTGAACCCAGATGACATTGTTTTTGGAGGATGGGACATCAGTGACATGAACTTGGCTGATGCCATGGCAAGAGCCAAAGTTTTTGACATTGATTTGCAAAAGCAATTGAGGCCCTACATGGAATCCATGGTCCCTCTCCCTGGAATCTACTTCCCTGATTTCATCGCTGCCAATCAAGGGTCTAGAGCCAACAACGTGGTCAAGGGGACCAAGAAGGAACAAGTTCAACAGATCATCAAGGATATCAGAGAGTTTAAGGAGAAAAACAAGGTGGACAAAATTGTTGTACTGTGGACTGCGAACACAGAAAGGTACAGTAATGTGACTGTGGGGCTGAATGATACCATGGAGAATCTTTTGGCTTCATTGGAGAAGAATGAAGCTGAGATTTCTCCTTCAACTTTGTATGCTATAGCTTGTGTACTTGAAAATGTTCCTTTCATCAATGGAAGCCCCCAGAACACCTTTGTTCCAG GGCTCATTGACTTGGCTATTAGGAGGAACAGTTTGATCGGTGGGGATGATTTCAAGAGTGGTCAGACTAAGATGAAATCTGTTTTGGTTGATTTCCTTGTTGGTGCTGGCATCAAG CCAACTTCAATTGTGAGCTACAATCACTTGGGGAACAATGATGGCATGAATCTCTCAGCCCCACAAACCTTCCGCTCCAAGGAAATCTCCAAATCCAATGTTGTTGATGACATGGTTTCCAGTAATGGCATCCTCTATGAGCCCAGCGAGCACCCTGACCACGTTGTGGTTATTAAG TATGTGCCATATGTTGGGGACAGCAAAAGAGCAATGGATGAGTACACATCAGAGATATTCATGGGTGGCAAGAGCACCATTGTGCTTCACAACACTTGTGAAGACTCTCTTTTGGCTGCTCCCATCATTCTAGATTTGGTCCTCCTTGCAGAACTCAGCACCAGGATCCAGCTCAAAGCTGAAGGAGAG GGCAAGTTCCACTCTTTCCACCCCGTGGCTACCATCCTCAGTTACCTCACCAAGGCCCCACTT